The genomic segment TCGCTGACCCTGCTGCTGCCGCACGGCCACGAGGGGCAGGGGCCGGACCACACCTCCGGCCGCCCGGAGCGGTTCCTGCAGATGTGCGCCGAGGACAACATGCGGGTGGCGATCCCGACCACCCCGGCGAACTACTTCCACCTGCTTCGCCGGCAGGCGCTGTCGGAGAAGCGCAAGCCGCTGGTGGTCTTCACCCCAAAGTCGCTGCTGCGGCACAAGCTCTGCGTCTCCGGCGTGCAGGACTTCACCACCGGCACCTTCCAGCCCGTCCTGCCGGACAGCGAGAGCCCGAACCCGGAGTCGGTGAAGCGGGTCCTGCTCTGCACCGGCAAGATCTACTACGACCTGCTGCAGGCCCGTAGGGATCGCGGCATCACCGACACCGCGCTGCTGCGGATGGAGCAGCTCTACCCGCTGCCGGTGGAGGAGGTGCGGGCGGCGCTTGCCGGCTACCCGAACGCCGAGGACTTCGTCTGGGTGCAGGAGGAGCCGGCCAACCAGGGTGCCTGGTCGTTCATCGCGCTCAACCTGCTGGAGCACCTGGAAGGGCTGCGACTGCGCCGGATCTCCCGGCCGGCCGCCGCCGCCCCGGCGGTCGGCTCGATGAAGCTGCACGAGAACGAGCAGACCGACCTGCTCGCGGCCGTCCTCCCCCAGCCCTGACCGGACACTTGGAGGAACGGGTGTACTTCACCGACCGGGGCATCGAGGAGCTGGTCGAACGCCGGGGCGACGAGAGCGTCACCCTGGAGTGGCTGGGTGAGCGGTTGCGCGACTTCGTCGACCTCAACCCCGAGTTCGAGACGCCCGTCGAGCGGCTCGCCACCTGGCTGGCCCGCCTCGACGACCCCGACGACGAGTGAGGACCGGTCGGGACCAACGGCCCTCCGTCCGGTCCCTCCGGTTCGATAGGTTGTGGGCGTGGCCGCGCGCAGTGTCTTCATCGCAAGTCTGGGCCCCGGCGGCGGCAAGTCGACGATCGCGCTCGGCCTGGCCGAGCTGCTTTCCCGGCAGGTCGGCCGGATCGCCGCCTTCCGGCCGCTGGTGCCGACCACCGGTCCGGATCCGATTCTCGCGCTGCTGCACGACCGCTACCGCGTCGAACTCCCGCTGGCCGAGCTCTCCGGCGCCGGCTACCCGGAGGCCGCCGCGCTCGTCGGTGACGGGCGCCGGGAGGAGCTGATCTCGCGGATCGTCGAGCGGTACCGCTCGGTGGAGCGCCGCTGCCCCGCCGTGGTGGTGATCGGCAGCGACTTCGACGACGCCGAGGAGAACGCCGGCGGGATGTCCCGGGAGCTGGCCTTCAACGCCCGGCTGGCGACCGAGTTCGGCAGCGTGGTGGTGGCCGTCATCGACGGGTTCGAGCAGGACGAGAAGGCGATCGCCGGGGCCGCCCGGGGGGCGTACCACGAACTGACCGACCTCGGCGCGACCGTGCTCGCGGTGATCGCCAACCGGGTGCCGCACGAGATGACGCTGCCGGAACTGCCGGTCCCGGCGTACGCGATTCCGGAGGTGCCGACCGTGTCGGCGCCGACGGTGGCCGAGGTCGCCGCGGCGCTCGGCGCCACCCGGCTGGCCGGCGACGACTCCGCGCTGGACCGCGACGTGCTCGACTACGTGGTCGGGGCCGCCCACGTGCCGACGCTGCTGGACCATCTCACCGACGGCTGCCTGGTGATCACCCCCGGCGACCGGGCCGATCTGCTGCTGGCCGCCAGCGCGGCGCACGTGGCCGGCCAGGTCTCGGTCGCCGGGCTGGTATTGACCCTCGGTGAACGCCCGGACGAGCGGGTGATGCGGCTGCTGGAGCGGCTGCACAGCGGGTTGGCGGTGCTCTGCGTGCCGACCGACAGCTACCACACGGTGGCCGCCTCCAGCCGGATCGAGGGGCGGCCCAGCAGCGCCAGCCCGCGCAAGGTGGAGGCCGCCCTCGGGGCTTTCGAGTCCACGGTGGACACCGCAGAGCTCTCCCGCCGGCTGCGGGTCACCCGGTCGGTCCGGGTCACCCCGCTGATGTTCGAGTACGACCTGATCGACCGCGCCCGCGCCCAGCGCCGGCACCTGGTGCTGCCCGAGGGGCCGGCGGAGCGGATCCTGCGCGCCACCGAGATCCTGCTGCGCCGGGGCGTCGCCGAGCTGACCCTGCTCGGCGACCCGGCCGAGATCGGCCGCAAGGCCCGCGAGCTGGGGGTGGACGTCGAGGGCGCCACCATCGTCGATCCGGCCGACAGCCCGTGGCGGGAGGAGTTCGCGGTCGAGTACGCCGGGCTGCGCGCCCACCGGGGCGTCACCCTGGACCTGGCCCGGGACGTGGTCGGCGACCCGAACTACTTCGGCACCCTGATGGTGCACACCGGGCGGGTCGACGGGATGGTCTCCGGCGCCACCCGGACCACGGCGGCGACCATCCGACCGGCGTTCGAGATCATCAAGACCGTGCCGGGCGTCTCGGTCGCCTCCAGCGTCTTCTTCATGCTCCTCGCCGACCGGGTGCTGGTCTACGGCGACTGTGCCATCAACCCCGATCCGGACGCGGCGCAGCTCGCCGACATCGCCGTCTCCTCGGCCGACACGGCCGCCCGGTTCGGCGTCGAGCCGAGGGTGGCGATGCTCTCCTACTCGACCGGCACCTCCGGCAGCGGCGCCGACGTGGAGAAGGTCGCGGCGGCCACCGAACTGGTCCGCCAGCGCCGGCCAGACCTGCTGGTCGAGGGCCCCATCCAGTACGACGCCGCGATCGACCCGGCGGTGGCGGCCACCAAGCTGCCGGGCAGTTCGGTGGCGGGTCGGGCGACCGTCTTCGTCTTCCCCGACCTGAACACCGGCAACAACACCTACAAGGCGGTGCAGCGCTCGGCCGGCGCCGTCGCGGTCGGACCGGTCATGCAGGGCCTGCGCCGGCCGATAAACGACCTGTCCCGGGGCGCGACGGTGCCGGACATCGTCAACACGGTCGCCATCACCGCCATCCAGGCCGCCGGATGAGCCGGATCCTGGTCGTCAACACCGGTTCGTCGTCGCTGAAGTACCGCCTCTACCAGGGCGCCGACGCGGTGGCCGGCGGCACCGTCGAGCGGATCGGCGAGCCGGACGGCGGACCGGCCGACCACGCCGCCGCGCTGGCCGACGTGCTGGCCGGACTCGACCTGGCCGGGCTGGCCGCCGTCGGGCACCGGGTGGTGCACGGCGGGGTGCGGTTCACCGAGCCGGTGCTCATCGACGACGAGGTGGTCGCCGGGATCGCCGCGCTGGTGCCGCTGGCGCCGCTGCACAACCCACCGAACCTGGCCGGCATCGAGGTCGCCCGCCGGCTGCTGCCGGGCGTACCGCAGGTCGCGGTCTTCGACACCGCGTTCCACCGCACGCTGCCGCCGGAGGCGGCCAGCTACGCGATCGACCGCCAGGTCGCGCAGGAGTACGGCATCCGCCGGTACGGCTTCCACGGCACCTCGCACGAGTACGTGACCCGGCGCACCGCCGAGCTGCTGGGGCGGGACCCAGCCGAGGTCAATCTCATCTCGCTGCACCTGGGCAACGGCGCCAGCGCGTGCGCGGTCGCCGGCGGCCGCAGCGTCGCCACCTCGATGGGAATGTCCCCGCTGGAGGGGCTGGTGATGGGCACCCGCAGCGGTGACCTCGACCCGGCCATCATCCTGGACCTGCAGCGGACCGGGAACTTCTCGGTCGACGACATCGACCGGCTGCTCAACCAGCGCGGCGGCCTGCGCGGGCTCTGCGGGGCGAACGACATGCGCGAGGTGCTGCGCCGCCGGGCCGCCGGCGACCCGGCCGCGACGCTCGCCTTCGACGTCTACTGCCGGCGGATCCGGTCCTACGTCGGCGCCTACTACGCGATCCTGGGCCGGCTGGACGCGATCACCTTCACCGCCGGGGTCGGCGAACACGCCGCCCCGGTCCGGGCCGCCGCGTTGAGCGGGTTGGCGCGGCTGGGCATCGTGGTCGATCCGGGGCGCAACGAGGCGGCCGGTGGCGACCGGCCGATCTCCCCGCCGGGGGGCGAGGTCACGGTCTGGGTGGTCGGCACCGACGAGGAAGCCGAGATCGCCCGCCAGACGCGGCTGTTGATCCGCCGGTCAGGCGGATCAGCTCAACCCGACTGAGCCGGTCGGCGGCGCTGGGCGGGGCCGGGCGGCGCTGGGTCGGTCGGCGGCGCCGGGTCAGCCGAGGGCGACCCAGGCGATCAGGGCGACCACGACGACAGCGGCGACGGCCGCGCCGATCAGCAACGGCAGCCGCGACGGCGCCTGATTGGCGGCCGGATCGGGTTTCTGGGCGAACACCCGAAATGCCTCGGTGTTGCCGCTCGTGTCCCGGTACTCGTCAGACATGCGCAAGACCTTAGCGAAAGCCTCCCGGCGCGGCTGTCCCGCACTCCCGGCCTGGTCGGCGAGGCACAATCGGGTGATGCGCCGACACCCCACCGCCGTGGCGGCGGCAGCCCTGATCGCCCTCGGCCTGGCGGTCGCGGGCTGTTCGCCGGCCCCGGACCGGTCGCCGAACGGCACCGGCCCGACCACCGCCGCACCGACCGGCACCGCCGGTCCGGCCACCCCGTCGACCGGCCCGGCCACCCCGCCGGCCGGCCGCGCACCGGCGGAACGCTTCGACACGGCGACCCGGCAGCTCGAGTTCACCCGCGGCGAGAACCGTCCGCTGGACGTCACCGTCTGGTACCCGGTCGGCGTCGGCGGCGACGTGGCCCGCGGTCGCTTCCCGGTGGTGCTGTTCAGTCACGGCCTGGGCGGTCGGCCCGCCGACTACCGGACGCTGCTGAGCGGCTGGGCGGCGGCCGGCTTCGTGGTGGCCGCGCCAAGCTACCCGCACACCAGCCGGGGCGTCGCCGACTTCCAGCTCCTGGATGTGATCAACCAGCCGGCCGACGCGTCCCACGTGCTGACCGGGCTGCTGGCCCTCGACGATCGGGCCGGCGACCCGTTCCAGGGCCATCTGGACCCGGAGCGGGTGGCCGCCGCCGGGCATTCGGCCGGCGGGGTGACCACCATCGGGCTCTTCACCGCCGGCCGCGACGACCGGCTGGACGCCGGCATCGTGCTGGCCGGCAGCGCGCTCGGGGTGGGTACCGCGTTCAGCGGGGCGTCGGCGCCGCAGCTGTTCATCCACGGCGAACTGGACGAGGTGGTGTCGTACCAGTCGGGGCTGGCGGCGTACGACCGGGTTCCCTGGCCGAAGGCGATGCTGAGCCTGCCGGACGGCGACCACGGCGGGTCGCTCTCCCGGTCCGGCGACCCGGCGCTGCGGGTGGTGGCCGAGACCACTGTCGAGTTCCTCCGCTGGTCGCTCTACGGCGACCCGGCGGCGAAGGGCCGGCTGCCGGCCGCCGCCGCCCGGGGTGGCCTGGCAACCCTGGACGACAACCTCTGACCTGGGCCCGAACGGGAACCGTCGCCCGGAGGTCTCTCCGGGCGACGGTCCCGTGATCAGCCGGCCCGCCCTGGCCGGGGCGGGGTGGGCGGGCTAGTTGACCACTGGTTGAAGGCTGTCCGCGTACACGTTCGTCGGTTTGTCCCAGGTGATGCCGGACTGGGTCACCCGGGCGACCACGCCGTACCGGTGGTCGCGGCCGAAGACGTTCCCCCGGATTCTGATGCCGGCCGCGTTGAGGTCGGTCCGGATGCCGATCGAGTAGTTGCCGCCGTTGCAGTAGTTCCGCTCGAAGAGCAGGTTCGACACGATCGGGCCGGTGGTCGAACCGATCATGAGGCAGGCGTTCATCGGGTCGCGGGTGGCCGGGTTGTACGACTCCAGCGTGTTGCCGCGGACCACGATGTTCGACGCCCCGGTGGTCTGCAGCGTGTCGTTGTGCGACCCGGGCAGCCGCTTGAGGTGGTGGATCCAGGAGTCCTCCACCACCGTGTTGGTGCCCAGCCGGGGGCCGTCGATGGCGTTCGTGATCTCCACCCGGCGCAGGGTGTAGTCACCGCAGCAGACCGCCACCTGGATGCGGCCCATCCCATCGACCTCGGAGTCCTCGACGAGCAGGTTCCGGGCGTTCAGCGTCCGGATGCCGTAGGTCACGCCGCACCTGATCCGGGTGTTGCGGATCACCACGTTCGCGGCGCTGACCAGGACACACCCGTTGATGTCCAGGCCGTCGAGCACCTGGCCGTCGGTGGTCACGTTCACCGAGCCGGCCGCCCGCAGCCGGGTTCCGGCCGGCACACCGGTGTTGCCCGGGCCGGGGAAACCACTGGGCACCGCGGACGCGTCGACGTCGGTCGCCGATCCGGCCGGGGGTGCGTCGGCCTCGGCGACCGGTTCCGCTTCCGGTTCCGGTTCGGCCTCGCGCTCGTCGGCCGGCGCCTCGGCGACCGGCGGCCGGAATGTCACCGGCCGGCCGTTCCAGGAGGACCCGACAATTGTTGCCGGCGCTTCATCCGAATAGATGAAACCCTTGACACAACCAAAGAGGTGTACGCCGCGGGCGGTGTAGTTGCCGAACACGATGCCGTTTGTCTTGGCCGCGGTGCAGTAGATGCGGGTGTTCTCGATGAGGGCACCGGAAAAGCCGTCGAAGACCCGGATCGAGTAGTCCCCGTGATATCGGACGGTGAGGTTCCTGACCGTGACGTTGTTTGCCTTGATGTGTATGTAGCCATTGACGTGTCGACCGTCCAGCACCGTCCCGTCCCTGGTCACGGTGACCGAACCGGCCGAACCGTCGGCCATGGCGGTACTGATCCCCACCCCGACCATACCCAGGCTCGTCAGCACGACGAGCAGAGTACGCGGCAGGCTGCGCCGCTTTCCGTGACCCACCCGTACGATTCGCGGTGCCCGTCGATTGCCTTTATAGGCCGCCAGGAAACTCAAGATCGGACCCTTTCTTACCACGACTGTCCACAATCAGCGATGCAGGACGGCATGACTGTAGCGGTCGATGGGAGGGTCGTAGTTCGACGCCGGAACGGTACCGAACGGAACCTGTGGTTTTCTTGAAGTACACCTTTGCGTCGACTGTGTCGGGCATTCGTTGTCATACCCAAGCTGCCCGAGTGTCCGTTTCCCGACGGAGAAAAGTCCGGATTTTCAGTATGCGGACTCAGCGTGTTCGTACAACCGCAGCCTGCTACCAGCTCCTCAGCGGGTGTGGTCGAGCACCAGCTTGCCGAAGACCTCGCCCGACGCCAGCCGCTCGAACGCCCCCCGGACGGCGGAGAAGCTGTGCACTCCGTCCACCACCGGCCGGATCCGCCGGGCCACGCAGAGCTCCATCAGCTCGGCGAGTTCGTCGGCGGTCCCCATCGAGGTGCCCAGGATCTCCAGGTGCATGGCGAAGACCCGACGCAGGTTGACGGTCGGCAGATGCCCGCTGGTCGCCCCGGAGACCACGATCCGCGCGCCGGGAGCGGCCACCTTCAGCGAATGGTCGAAGGTCGCCGCCCCGACGGTCTCGATCACCACGTCGACGCGCTCCGGGAGCCGGGCGCCCGGCTCGACCGCGGTCGCGCCGAGCTCGGCGATCCGCTCCCGCTTGACCGGATCCCGGCTGGTCGCGTACACCCGCTTGCCGAGCGAGACGGCGAGCACCACGGCGGCGGTGGCCACCCCGCCCCCGGCGCCCTGGACCAGCACCGAGTCGGCCTCCGCCACCCGCCCCCGGGCGGTCAGCATCCGGTACGCGGTCAGCCAGGCCGTCGGCAGGCAGGCCGCGTCGGCGAAGGAGAGGTCCGCCGGCTTGCGGATGAGGTTGGCCCGGGGCACCGCCACCCGTTCGGCGAAGGTCCCCTGGTGGTGTTCGGAGAGGATGGAGACGCCGCGCGGGTCGGCCGGGTCGGCGACCACCGGGTAGAGCACCACCTCGTTGCCGTCCGGGTCGACCCCGGCGGCGTCGCAGCCGAGGATCATCGGCAGCCGGTCCGGCGCCAGTCCCACCCCGCGCAGCGACCACAGGTCGTGATGGTTCAACGAGCTGGCCCGGACCTCGACGGTCACCCAGTCCTCGTTCGGGTGGACCGGCTCGGGCCGGTCACCGACGACGAGTGCGGCGAGCGGGTTGTCGGGGTCGATTCCGGCGGCGT from the Solwaraspora sp. WMMD1047 genome contains:
- a CDS encoding DUF6104 family protein is translated as MYFTDRGIEELVERRGDESVTLEWLGERLRDFVDLNPEFETPVERLATWLARLDDPDDE
- the pta gene encoding phosphate acetyltransferase, giving the protein MGVAARSVFIASLGPGGGKSTIALGLAELLSRQVGRIAAFRPLVPTTGPDPILALLHDRYRVELPLAELSGAGYPEAAALVGDGRREELISRIVERYRSVERRCPAVVVIGSDFDDAEENAGGMSRELAFNARLATEFGSVVVAVIDGFEQDEKAIAGAARGAYHELTDLGATVLAVIANRVPHEMTLPELPVPAYAIPEVPTVSAPTVAEVAAALGATRLAGDDSALDRDVLDYVVGAAHVPTLLDHLTDGCLVITPGDRADLLLAASAAHVAGQVSVAGLVLTLGERPDERVMRLLERLHSGLAVLCVPTDSYHTVAASSRIEGRPSSASPRKVEAALGAFESTVDTAELSRRLRVTRSVRVTPLMFEYDLIDRARAQRRHLVLPEGPAERILRATEILLRRGVAELTLLGDPAEIGRKARELGVDVEGATIVDPADSPWREEFAVEYAGLRAHRGVTLDLARDVVGDPNYFGTLMVHTGRVDGMVSGATRTTAATIRPAFEIIKTVPGVSVASSVFFMLLADRVLVYGDCAINPDPDAAQLADIAVSSADTAARFGVEPRVAMLSYSTGTSGSGADVEKVAAATELVRQRRPDLLVEGPIQYDAAIDPAVAATKLPGSSVAGRATVFVFPDLNTGNNTYKAVQRSAGAVAVGPVMQGLRRPINDLSRGATVPDIVNTVAITAIQAAG
- a CDS encoding acetate kinase — translated: MSRILVVNTGSSSLKYRLYQGADAVAGGTVERIGEPDGGPADHAAALADVLAGLDLAGLAAVGHRVVHGGVRFTEPVLIDDEVVAGIAALVPLAPLHNPPNLAGIEVARRLLPGVPQVAVFDTAFHRTLPPEAASYAIDRQVAQEYGIRRYGFHGTSHEYVTRRTAELLGRDPAEVNLISLHLGNGASACAVAGGRSVATSMGMSPLEGLVMGTRSGDLDPAIILDLQRTGNFSVDDIDRLLNQRGGLRGLCGANDMREVLRRRAAGDPAATLAFDVYCRRIRSYVGAYYAILGRLDAITFTAGVGEHAAPVRAAALSGLARLGIVVDPGRNEAAGGDRPISPPGGEVTVWVVGTDEEAEIARQTRLLIRRSGGSAQPD
- a CDS encoding chlorophyllase, with the protein product MRRHPTAVAAAALIALGLAVAGCSPAPDRSPNGTGPTTAAPTGTAGPATPSTGPATPPAGRAPAERFDTATRQLEFTRGENRPLDVTVWYPVGVGGDVARGRFPVVLFSHGLGGRPADYRTLLSGWAAAGFVVAAPSYPHTSRGVADFQLLDVINQPADASHVLTGLLALDDRAGDPFQGHLDPERVAAAGHSAGGVTTIGLFTAGRDDRLDAGIVLAGSALGVGTAFSGASAPQLFIHGELDEVVSYQSGLAAYDRVPWPKAMLSLPDGDHGGSLSRSGDPALRVVAETTVEFLRWSLYGDPAAKGRLPAAAARGGLATLDDNL
- a CDS encoding zinc-binding dehydrogenase: MDAAYAAGIDPDNPLAALVVGDRPEPVHPNEDWVTVEVRASSLNHHDLWSLRGVGLAPDRLPMILGCDAAGVDPDGNEVVLYPVVADPADPRGVSILSEHHQGTFAERVAVPRANLIRKPADLSFADAACLPTAWLTAYRMLTARGRVAEADSVLVQGAGGGVATAAVVLAVSLGKRVYATSRDPVKRERIAELGATAVEPGARLPERVDVVIETVGAATFDHSLKVAAPGARIVVSGATSGHLPTVNLRRVFAMHLEILGTSMGTADELAELMELCVARRIRPVVDGVHSFSAVRGAFERLASGEVFGKLVLDHTR